Part of the Salinigranum rubrum genome is shown below.
TGCCTTGTACGCCAGGATATCGGCGATGACGTCGCCGTAGGCACCCCGTCCGCGGAATCGTTCTTGCGCTGCCGGCGGGAGGTACGCCGGTTCGGTCACGTCGAGACCGACGACGGTCGGCCACGCGTCCTGAACGACCCGGGCGGCCGCCGCCGCATCGACGTAGAAGTTGAACGACGCCTGCGGCGTCACGTTCCCCGTCGTCTTCAGCGCGCCACCCATCTGGTAGATGTCGGCGACCCTGTCGGGGAGCGTCGGGTCACGGGCGACTGCCAGTGCGATGTTCGTCTGGGGACCGACGGCCGCGATGGTCAGGTCGTCGCCGTGCTCGCGGGCCTGCTCGAGGATGAACTCGACGGCGTGTGCTTCGATCGGTTCGGTCGTCGGGTCCGGAAGCGCCTCGCGGACGGTCTCCGGCATTCCACCCGGGCCGTGGACGTACTCGGCCATCACGAGTTCGTCGGCGAATGGCCGGCCGGCACCCTGCGCGACGGGCACGTCCGCTCGGTCGACGAACTCGAGCAGTGCAAGCGCGTTCGTGGTGGTGTTCTCGACGGTGGTGTTGCCCATCACCGTCGTGAGTCCCACGACCTCGACGTCGTCGTTCCCGAGTGCCATCAGAATCGCGAGCGCGTCGTCGATCCCGGGGTCGACGTCGAGCAGCAACTTCTCGACCATCAGTTCCCCTCCGGTGGGGCATCCCACTCCTCGCCGTTGTCCTGCGGGTCGTATCCGAGAACGTCACGTGCGTGCTCGATGCTGAACCACCGACGGTCGTTGTCGCTGACGCCGTTGAATACGTCGAACTCCACGTCGTCGTCTTGGAGACAGCAGTGGACCTCCTGTGCTAGGTCGCGCCGCGATTGCCACATTGCTTTCATCCGCGCGACCTGTCGCTCGTACTCGGGGCTACCTCGCTCCCACTCGCCGTCGTCGACACCGTGTTCGGCGTCGCCGTACGGGTGGTCGTACTCGGCGTGTCGGACGCTGCAGATGCGAAGCGCGTAGAACTGGGTGGGGTACTCGTAGTTCTCTGTGTAGTACCTCCCGAGGTCCTCTCCGTACGATTTCGACGCCCCGTAGTGGGAGTCGGGACGCCGTGGCGACTCCTCGTCGACCAGTAACTCGAAGTCCGGTTCGTAAATCTCCGGGGCGAACTCCACCTCGTACATCCCGACGACGTGGTTGGTCGACCCGAAGACGAACGTCTCGACACCCGCGTCAGCCACCGCTTTGAGCGTGTTGTACGTCCCGATGACGTTGTTCTCCAGCACCTGTTCGAACGTGCCGTCGGTCTCCGGGTAGCCCGCGAGGTGGATCACCGCGTCCGTGTCGTCGAAGGCCGGCCGCATCTCCTCGTAGTTCGATACGTCGGCGACGAACGTGTCGTACTCCTCGCGGTCGGACCGGTTCAGGTAGGTGAACTCGTACTCGTCGCGGTCGGCGAGGTGGTCGATTATCGCCGTTCCGACCCGGCCGAATGCTCCCGTCAGTAGGACGTTCTGGGTCATATCCTGTATCCGCTACGTTTCGCCGCGCTCGTAAAAGTGTTCAGGTCGGCCCTCCGGCGACGTTCAGAGACGTGACGGCGAATCCGGAAACGCCCCCAGGCGAGACTGAACGGGGACTTTCGAGCGCATCTCGACGGTGACTCTGCTCGGTTCGCTCTCGTCTGAACGGCCCGTTCCATCCAGCGTAACAGTATTGTAACCGGATACTCGATGTGAACCCATGTCGCCATCAGTTCCACCGTCTCTGGAGTACTTCGGCCTCTCGTCGTTCGCCTTGACAGCGGATGAGACGCGACTCCTCGTCGACCCGTGGGTGAGCGACCCCGACTGGACCGACGCGACGGTTTCGGACCTCGAAGACGTGGACGCAATCTTCGTCACCCACGGTGCGTACGACCACTTAGGAGACACCGCACGAATCGCCGACGCCTCCGGTGCGACGGTGTACACCGAACCGGCCGTCGCGGACCATCTCGTGGTCGAGGGGCTTCCCGAATCGCAGGTCGACCGAGTCATCTGGGGCAACACGGTCACTGTCGCAGGGATTCAGGTCCGAGTCATCGAAACCCGCCACCTCTCGTACTTCGAGTCGGACGGCCAACGGGTGTCCGGAATGCCGCTCGGATTCCACTTCGAGTTCGCCGACGCGAGTCTGTACTACGTCGGCGACACCTCGCTGTTCAGTGACCTCGAACTGTTCGTCGAGGTGAACACGCCGGATGTCGTCCTCCTCCCGGTCGGGAGTGCGCCTGGTGACCGTGCACCACTTCCGCCACGCGATGCCGCGATCGCGGCTTCCTGGCTCTCAGTCGACACCGTGATTCCGGTCCATTACGTCCCGGGAAGCGAGGAAGTCGACCAGTTCAGACGCGAACTCGACCGTCGGAGGACAGGTGACAGTCCGGAGGTCGTCGCGTTGTCGGCCGACGAGCGCTACGAACTGTAGTCGTCGCCGCCCTCGAACCCGAGCGGATGGAGAGCCGAACCGTTCTTCCCATGCGTCGAGGTGAGACGTGACCGCTGCGCTTCAGATTCGGAACGCTTCGAGAGCGTCCCTATCCAGTTCGACACCGTGACCGGGGCGCTGAGGGAGTTGAATCATCCCGTCCTCGGGCTCGATCGGGTGTTCGAGGACGTCGTCGAACGCTTTCACGTCCGAGTCACGGTAGAAGTACTCGATCCAGAGACCGTTCTCGATCGCCGCGAGCAACTGGATGTGGAGGTCCCAGTTGTAGTGGGGTGCGACCGGGATGTCGTGGCTCGCTGCCGTGTTGGCGACGCGCATCCACTCGGTCACCCCGCCGACCACAGTCACGTCCGGCTGGATGACCTCGACGGCGTCCTCGCGGATGAGGTCTCTGAAGCCGTAGCGGTTGAACTCCAGTTCGCCCCCCGCGACCGCGTAGTCGAGCGCCTCGTTCACCTCACGGTAGAGGTCGAGGCTGTCGGGCATCACCGGTTCCTCGATGAAGTACGGGTCGTACTCCGCGAACTTTCGGCAGGCACGGACGGCTTCCTGCTTGTTCTTCCACTTGCCGTTGGCGTCCATCAGGAGCGTCCGGTTCGGGCCGATGGCTTCACGGGCGACGCGAACCCGTTCGACCTCCTCCTCGACGGGTTTCCGCCCGACCTTCATCTTCACGACGTCGTGGCCGCGCTCGACGTACCGCTCCATCTCCTCTCGGAGTCCCTCGAGACCCTTCCCTTCGCGATAGTAGCCGCCGCTGGCGTACGCCGGAACCTCGTCGGCGTGTCCACCCAGGAGTTTGTACAGCGGCATCCCAGCCGCCTTCGCCTTGATGTCCCACAGGGCGGTGTCGATACACGAGATCGCGCGGACCATCACGCCCTTCCGACCGATCTGGACGGTCCCGTCGAACATCTCCCGCCAGAGGCGAGACGTATCTCGGGGGTCCTCCCCTTCGACCATCGGTGCGAGGACGCTCTCGACGGCCTGTGCGACGACATCCGCGCCCCCGTAGCCGAGCGTGTAGCCCAGTCCCTCGGTGCCGTCCTCGGTCCGGACGTACACGATGGCGTGGTCACGCTCCTCGACGACGCGGGTCGCGAAGGCGACGGGTTCTTTCAGCGGAATCGATACTGCGAAGCTCTCTACTTCTGTAATTCTCATTGGTATGCGTGTCTCTATCCGAGTCCGTTTGTAAAACGTTTCCGACCGGGGAACAGGTCGCTCATGGTCCGTGTCGTCCCCGTCATCTCACCACGTCCGCCTGGGCGGTGCCGACCCCTTCGACCTCTGCCCTGACGTCGTCGCCGGGACGAATCTGCTTTGCACCGGGCGTTCCGGTCGAGATCACGTCGCCGGGTTCCAGCGTCATGACCGTCGAGTGGAACCTGACCAGTTCCCGAGGGGACGTCATCATGTTTCGAATGCGGTTCTCTGCGGCCGCCTCGTGGTTGACGACCGTACTCACCGAGAGCTCTTCGAGTGGGCCAACGTCGTCGGTCGTCGTCATCCACGGACCGAACACGAGGAACGAATCGAAACTCTTCGCCCGGGTGAGAAACCGCGGGTTCCGTTCGAGGATGTCCTCCGCAGTCATATCGATGACTGGAACGTACCCGGCGACGACGTCGTCGACCTCGTCGACGTCGTCGAGGTCGGAGCACGTCTGACCGACGACGACCGCGAGCTCCGCCTCCGCAGTCACACGGTCGGAGACCTCTTCGGGCGGGAGTCGGATGGGTCCACCGGGTCCGGTGACGGTCGTCGCCGGCTTCATGAAACTGGCCGGTTCCGTCGGCCGCTCCTCTCGCAGGTCCGACGCGTGGTCGGCGTAGTTCAGCCCGATCCCCCAGAGTTTCCCCGGGGTATCGAGTGGGGCGGCGAACGAGAGCTGCTCCGACGGAATGGGTTTGGCGGGGACCTCTCCGAGTGTGGGGAGGTTCCCCTCAGCAGCCAATGGGAGCGCGTCCATGACTGTCGTGAGGGAGGGAACGGCTGCTGAGAGCGGGACGAACCCGCTCTCGTCACCGAGCATCGCTCGACCGTCGATAGTGCGTGCGAGTCGTGGCATTGTCTTAGGTTGTCTGGTTACAGGTTCGATGCGCCCTGTCCCCCGTCGACCGGGATGGCGACGCCGTTGATGAAGCTCGACCGTTCCGAGGAGAGGTAGGCGACGACGTCGCCCAACTCTTCGGGGTCGCCGATGCGTCCGAGGGGATTGATCTCACCTTTCGCATCGAGTCCCTCCTCGTAGCTGTCGTACTCGCCGCGGTCGACGGCCGCCTGGATGAGTTCTCGCTGTCGGTCTGTCTCGTGAGGCGCGGGAAGGACGGCGTTCGCCCTGACTTCCGGTGCGAGTTCCTTCGAGAGCGTCTTCTCCAGTCCGATGACGCTCATTCGGACCGAGTTCGACAGCACAAGCGAGGGAATCGCCTCTTTGACGCTCCGAGACGTGATGGTGACGATGGTCCCGCCGCCGTCGCGGAGATGGGGGGTCGCTTCGTGCGCGAGTCTGACCGCGCTCATCACGAGGAGATCGAACGCGTCGTACCAGTCCGAGTCGTCCATCTCCACGAACGCGCCGCTCGGTGGGCCCCCCGCGTTCGTCACGAGGTGATCGATCCCACTGTACCGCTCTACTGTCCGGTTGACGAGTCGTTCGATCTCCCCAGCATCGGTCAGGTCTGCCTGTACTCCGAGCACGTCACCCTCTGAGACACGCTGGACGTCTGCCACTGCTGATTCGAGCTGGTCCTCGTCTCGGCCGTTGATGACGACGTCGCACCCTTCGCGTGCGAGTGCTTTCGCCGATGCTTTGCCGAGACCACTGCTCGACGCGGCAACGAGCGCTGTATCACCAGCTATTCCATAATCCATGTTCGCCAGAGGATACAGTGCAATCTCATGTAAAACCTTTCGCCGAACGCCGGGGTTCCAGGCGTTTAGTACCGCTAAACCGAGATCGAAGCGCGGGATCTACTCACGCTCACCGACTATTCGGTGTGTGATTGCTCGCACCAGTCCCACCGCGACAGACGGATTCCTCGGAGGGCTCTCTTGGAGAACTGATAATTGTTTAGTACCGCTAAACAGATTTTTGTATCTGGAACGTCGATGCGTGAGCATGGGACACGCCCGGAACCCGGTGATGGCCGTGGAAACGACCGCGACCATCCTCAAGAAGTTGGTCGAGCTGGATGGGGCAGGGGTGACTGAGCTGTCGAAGCATCTCGACGTCACGAAGGGAACGGTCCACAACCACCTCACGACGCTCGAAGAGAACAAACTGGTCGTCAGAGAGGATGGCGAGTTCCGACTGGGCCTTCGCTTCTTCGAGTACGGCGAACACGTCAAGAGCCAACACAAGATCTACGAGGTCGGTGTCTCGGAGGTCGACAAGCTCGCCGAGGAGACCGGTGAGCTGGGTAACATCCTCGTCGAGGAACACGGTCTGGGGACGTATCTGTACCGTTCAGAAGGGGAAAACGCCCTGTCGCTCGATACGGATATCGGGTCGCGAGTCTACCTCCATCAGACCGGCCTCGGGAAGGCGATTCTCGCCCACCTGCCGGACGAACGTGTCGAGGAGATCATCCAGGAACACGGCCTCGAACCGAGTACCGAGCAGACGATCACGACTCGCGAGGCCCTCCTCGAAGAGCTATCGGATATCCGTGACCGTGGCTACGCGATCGATATGGAAGAGCGGGCCGAAGGGATTCGCTGCGTGGCGGCTCCAGTCATCACCAACGACGGGGTCGTCCGCGGGGCCGTGAGCGTCGCCGGTCCCGCGAGTCGGATGCGTGGTGAGTATCTGGAGACGACGGTTTCCGACCTGGTCGAACGGGCCGCGAACGTCATCAGTATCAACCTCTCCTACAAGTAGTGAGCGTTTAGCAGTACTAAACGATTGGCGCGCGCCGATGCCGATGGGTGATCGACGACGGACATTACACTAATACAGTTGTAATTCGTGCTAGCGCGTTCGGGCTCTCGGCGTTCGAGTATCGCACGCGCGTCTACGACCAGCGCGTGAGCGTCGGAGTCCGCAACGTCCTCACCGCCGGAGCCTCTGAGCTACCGCCTCCGACCCGTCGACGACGAATGGGACCACTGCCCACACGCCGCGAGATTCCACGAGCAGTGCACCGCCCGTCAACACTCGGACCGTTTTCGAGATATATATTATTGTATAACACGAATCACGAGACACTCGTCTCAGCTGTTCCACGCTGTACCTCGAGCGAACTTGAGATGAATATCGGACGAATCGGTAGACCACGTGCGATAAAGTTCGTCGATAGTCATCTCTCGTTATGTAGGTAGTACAACCTGTTTAAAGAATAATGTCTATAGCTTCCGGCCGTGACACAAACCGGGCCTTGTGTCTCCACCAAGGATATGCCCTCAGCCGACGACACACTGAACATGTCCCTGACACGACGAACGGTTCTCGGCCTCGGTTCCCTCGCACTCGCCGGCGCGCTCGCCGGCTGTACCGGAAGCGCGCCGCGCGCGGACGGCGGCGACGACAGTGGCAGCGGTGGGAGCAGCGGCGGCGATGGCGGCGACAACGGTGACGGCGGCCTCCCCGGCTCCGACTCCGGCACCGGTACGGACAGTTCCGGCGCGGGCGGCACGCGTCCCGAAGGAACGGGCGGACCCGGTGTCACCCTCGTCTCCGTCGACGACGACCCCGACCTCCCGGTCCGGCCGAGCGTCGAACTCGTCCGCGACACGGCGACGGCCGACCACCCGCCCCAGTTGCGGACGACGCTCACCAACACCACCGATTCGCCCGTGCGCGTCGGTGAGGGCCGCGCCGTCCACTTCGAGTACGTCTACAGCGGGGACGACCAGCTCGTCCTCCTCCCCGGCGGCGAGGAGTGGCCCGCAGAGCCCGACTGCTGGCGGCTCACCGAGGGTATCGCCGTGACCGAGGAGTACCGGATGCTCGATATCTCTCCGGGAGAACCGAGCACGCGCCTCGTCGACCTCTATGCGACGCCGGGCGAGGGTGAGGACGCCGACGCCTGCCTCCCGGTCGGCGAGCACCGCTTCGAGACGACCATCTCCGTGCTCTCGGAGTCGGGCGAACAGCAGGAGTCGGTCACCTGGGGGTTCACGGTTCTCCTGGAGTGAGAGCGAAGGCGTGTGACGGTGACGTCACCGCTGTACGCTGTGTTTCGATAGACGAAGGGAGTGGAGCGGCCGGAGGGAGCGAGGCCCGTGCGGGTCTGACGACGAGACTGGTGTGGTGATTAGGCGGTGGTCGTCTCCGCCGGGAGCCGCTCTTCGATTCGCCTGCCGCACTTTCGGCACTTTCTGACGAGCGTTTCCTCTCCATGGATTGACACGGGTTCGTACTGGTACCGACAGAGGAGTTGTTGGACGACGCTCAGTATCTATCTACATCACTTCGATCCCGCGTTGAGATTCAACATTGTGTGTAAATTCATCTCAAAAATCACATTACGATATTATTGGGTGATATATTGCCAGATTGTGTTCTCTCGCCCCTGTGATCGACATGTGTTCGCGTCAGCGCGCACGAACCCGTACTGTCGCGGTGGTCTCACCCGTCGGCGACCGGTGAACCACGTCGAGCGCGACGCCGACCAGTGCGGTCTCGTTCGCCCGTTCCTGGACGACGATACCGCCGTCGGCGACACAGGGACCGAACGCGCGCTGAGCATCACCCGGGCAGTCGCTGTCGGCCCACTCGGCCGCGACGTCACTGTTCTCACGCACGACGAACACCGAGCGGTCCGCCGCGGCGACCTGTCGGAGGTTTTCCCGCGCCCTTCCGAGTGCGGCCCGGGTGTCGTTGACGGTCTGCCCGCGTTCCGCCCACGGTCGGACCGGTCCCACGGCCGCCTCGTTGACGCTCCGCTGGAGGTGACGTTCGGCGACGCTCATCGGGTCGCCAGTTCCGATCTCCGTCGTCGTTCGGACGTCGCCGTGGTACGCGAGACCGTGATACGCCGTCGCCATCGCGACCAGCGCGACCGCCACGACGACCGCCGCGAGGACGACGACTTGCCCGCGGTTCGCTCCCCCGCTCATCGGAACCACACCCAGAGCGTCACGCGTCCCCCGACACTCTCTCGCATCGCCCGTCCAACCGGTCCGCGTGGGGGGAGCGGGTCGCCGACGACGCCATGCGGCGTCGCCAGCCGATAGCGGACGCGGTCGGGGTAGAGCGCCCGTAGCTGGTCGTCAGTGTGGCTCCGCTCACGGACGAACCCCGACCGGTCACGAGCGAGCGCCGTCAACCGCGACGTGCCGTCGCCGTCGGGCGGTGTCGCGTCGAGCACGTCGAGTCCGTCCTCCGCGAGTACGGTCAACGTCGCCTCCTCCGATTCGGCCTCGGGAAGCCCGACGACGAACGTCGTCGCCGCTGCGAGGACGACGAGGAGGCCGACGGCGGCCTCGACGACGGACAAGGAGAGCTGTCCGCGACGTCCGTTCCGACTGCTCGCCCCGCGGTCACACATCGACGGTCACCACCAGTGTCGTGGGTTCGACAGCAAGCGACGTGTACGACACCTCGACGGTCCCGTTCGCCGTCGTCTGGTTCTCCGCCTCGAACGTGAGTTCCGTCTCCCGGAACCGCGACGTCGCGACGGACGCCTCGCCCGACACTCCCGTCTCGTTGTGGAGGACGATCCGGTCGTTCACCCGGACCGTTCGAACGGTCGTGTTCGCTTCGGGGTCGACGACGAGTTCGACCCGGTCCGTTCGGTGCGACAGGGTGAGCGTGTCGTTCGTCGCGAGGTCGACCGTGGCCGTCCGGCTCTGTGGGGTCGCGACGAGGACGCCCCGGTGGACGGTCGCACCGCCCGAGGGGTCGCCCCGCTCGAAGAGCGTTCGTTCCCCGAGTTCGACTCTCACGGTCGCGTTCTCGACGACCGGCGCGAGCGACACGACCGATCCGGCGGTCAGGCTCCGGTTCGGGACGACGTTCTGTGGGTACGACGCCGGCGCGTCGTCGACGAACCGAGCGGCCAGCGTCGACGCCGCGTGTCTATCGGCGGGATCACGCTCCGTCGTCGCGCCGACGAGAACGCTCTCGGCCACCGCGAGACTCGCACCGAGTACGCTCGTGAGAAGGACGAGCGCGACGGCGACGGCGACCAGGTTCGCCTGTCCTCGCCCCTCGCCTCCGATCATCGAAGGACCACCTCGATCCTTCCGCTCTCCTGGGTGACGACGACTGTCGGCTCACTCGTACTCTGGAGGCTCCCGTTGACCCTCGTCTCCGCCGGGACCGACAGCGGGACCGCCCCGCCGACTCCGGCGTGTGGGTGGTCGAGGACGAGCGTCGGTGTCTGATTCCCGTTCACGGCCCGCACGACGTACGCCGAACCCCGGATCGTCCGCGGCATCGAGACGGCGACGCGCCGTTCGACCACGCTGTCGGTGACGACCGCGGCGGTGTCGACCTGTCCCACGACGGCGACGAGCGTCCGGTCGCCCACTTCGGCGCCGGCCGCCGTCCGGTACGTGGGGACGACGCTCCCGAACAGCGCCGCCGAGACGACCCCGACGAACACGACGAGGATGGCGATTTCGAGCGCCTTGCCGGCGACCGGCGCGGCGGCACGCTCATCCACTGCCGACCACCGCCCGAAGGTCGTGGAGCGCGAGGTCGACCGTCGTCTCGCCGGGAATCGGCACGACCACGCTCGGCACGCCGTCGTCGTCGAAATCCCGCCGCTCGACGTCGACACCCGTCTCCTCGAACGCCCGCTCCCACGCGCTCGGCGTTGCGGTCTCGATGGCGACCGTATACCGACCCGCTCGGAGGGTTCGGTACTCGTGGGTCGCGTTCGTCCGTATCGTCACGGCCGTGCCCGTCGATCCACCCACGGCGGTCGATCCGGAGGCGTTCAGCACGACCACGTCGACGAGGACGCGCTCGCCTTCGACGACCACCGGGAGGGGTTCCTGGAGGGACGACCGGTTCCGCCGCCCGTCGACGAGCACGCCACCGAGCGACGCGACTCGCCGTGCCCGGTTCTCGTAGACGAGCACGCCGGCGTCGACGCGCACGACCGCCCTGTCTCCACGGAGGACTCTGACGGTCCGTGGCTCGACGCGGAGGGTACCGTCACTGAACTCGACGCGCGTCGTGTGCGTCCCCCACTCGCCGACGTGCTCCAGGTCGTCGGCGACGCGCTGGGCGTCCGCCGCGGCGACGCCGTCGGCGACGAACGTCCCCGCGGCGACGGTGAGGGCTCCGATGCTGAGCGCCGTCACCGCCACGAGGACGGCGACGCCGATGACGCTGGACTGAGCACGGTTCGTGGAACTCATACGATTCCCACCCCGTGGTAGACGAGGTAGCAGGCGGCGACGAGCGCGCCGGAGTGCAACAACGCCTCGTACCGGTCCCGGCTCGCCATCCCGGCGAACCAGCCGGAGGCGAGCACCGTCGCCTGCGTCACGACGTACACCCGAAAACGGTCGCGTTCGAGGTCGACCGCGTCGGAGACGAGGACGAACCCCGAGGTGTCCGACAGCGCCGACAACTGGGCGAACCCGTCGAAGACGTAGAGGCTGACGGCGACGGTGATGCCGACGACCAGAACGGCGGTCGTCCACCCGACGGCGACGTAGGCCATGAGTGCCGACCGGAGGGCGCGTTTCTCGTGGTAGAGCCGACCGACTTCGGTCTGGAGCGTCTCGAAGACGGTCTCGGTGTCGCTGCCGGCGTCGAGTGCTCCGGTGACGAGGCCGACGGTCTGCTCTGCGAGCGGCGTGCCGACCCGTGCGACGAACCGGTCGAGCGCGGCCGTGCGGACGTTCTCGTCGACGCCCGCGGCGGGGCTCGTCAGGTTCAGATTGAGAGCCAGGTCCGCGACGTCAGGGTTCAGCGGGCCGAGATCGACCTGTGTCGCCACCAGTTCGACCGCCTGTGGGAACGGCCGGCCGAGCGTGACGTGTCCCGACACGGCGTGGACGAAGTCCTTCAACTCTCGATCCTTCGCGTCGTCGAGCCGCGCCCGTCTGATGGAGACGACGCCCACGGGGAGCGCGTACGCCACGTACCCCACCAGGACGACGTCGACGGGGTCGACGCCGAGCAACCAGGCACTGACGGCACCGCCGACACCGGGAACGAGCGCGACGGCGGCCGCGCTCGCCGGATTCAGGGTGGCGCTTCGGAGAACCGCCCCGAGTCCGGGTGGGCGGGTGTAGGTGATCCGCTGGTCCGGCGGGCGGAGGTCTGTCACGACGCCGCTCGCCGCGGCGCCGACGACGAGGATGAACACCGCGCTGGCGTAGACCACGACGCCTCTCACGGTCGTCTCTCCGACCGGCGTCGTCACCGACGCGGAGAGACCGGGCGAGATGACGCTCATCACCGTGAGGACGATGACGAGGAGCGCCGGCAGGACGAGGAGGACGATGAACAACTCCGAGAGCAGTTGGAGGAACCCTTCGGCGCGC
Proteins encoded:
- a CDS encoding DUF7266 family protein, translated to MDERAAAPVAGKALEIAILVVFVGVVSAALFGSVVPTYRTAAGAEVGDRTLVAVVGQVDTAAVVTDSVVERRVAVSMPRTIRGSAYVVRAVNGNQTPTLVLDHPHAGVGGAVPLSVPAETRVNGSLQSTSEPTVVVTQESGRIEVVLR
- a CDS encoding SDR family oxidoreductase; the encoded protein is MDYGIAGDTALVAASSSGLGKASAKALAREGCDVVINGRDEDQLESAVADVQRVSEGDVLGVQADLTDAGEIERLVNRTVERYSGIDHLVTNAGGPPSGAFVEMDDSDWYDAFDLLVMSAVRLAHEATPHLRDGGGTIVTITSRSVKEAIPSLVLSNSVRMSVIGLEKTLSKELAPEVRANAVLPAPHETDRQRELIQAAVDRGEYDSYEEGLDAKGEINPLGRIGDPEELGDVVAYLSSERSSFINGVAIPVDGGQGASNL
- a CDS encoding fumarylacetoacetate hydrolase family protein, whose amino-acid sequence is MPRLARTIDGRAMLGDESGFVPLSAAVPSLTTVMDALPLAAEGNLPTLGEVPAKPIPSEQLSFAAPLDTPGKLWGIGLNYADHASDLREERPTEPASFMKPATTVTGPGGPIRLPPEEVSDRVTAEAELAVVVGQTCSDLDDVDEVDDVVAGYVPVIDMTAEDILERNPRFLTRAKSFDSFLVFGPWMTTTDDVGPLEELSVSTVVNHEAAAENRIRNMMTSPRELVRFHSTVMTLEPGDVISTGTPGAKQIRPGDDVRAEVEGVGTAQADVVR
- a CDS encoding DUF7262 family protein; the protein is MCDRGASSRNGRRGQLSLSVVEAAVGLLVVLAAATTFVVGLPEAESEEATLTVLAEDGLDVLDATPPDGDGTSRLTALARDRSGFVRERSHTDDQLRALYPDRVRYRLATPHGVVGDPLPPRGPVGRAMRESVGGRVTLWVWFR
- a CDS encoding mandelate racemase/muconate lactonizing enzyme family protein codes for the protein MRITEVESFAVSIPLKEPVAFATRVVEERDHAIVYVRTEDGTEGLGYTLGYGGADVVAQAVESVLAPMVEGEDPRDTSRLWREMFDGTVQIGRKGVMVRAISCIDTALWDIKAKAAGMPLYKLLGGHADEVPAYASGGYYREGKGLEGLREEMERYVERGHDVVKMKVGRKPVEEEVERVRVAREAIGPNRTLLMDANGKWKNKQEAVRACRKFAEYDPYFIEEPVMPDSLDLYREVNEALDYAVAGGELEFNRYGFRDLIREDAVEVIQPDVTVVGGVTEWMRVANTAASHDIPVAPHYNWDLHIQLLAAIENGLWIEYFYRDSDVKAFDDVLEHPIEPEDGMIQLPQRPGHGVELDRDALEAFRI
- a CDS encoding NAD-dependent epimerase/dehydratase family protein; the encoded protein is MTQNVLLTGAFGRVGTAIIDHLADRDEYEFTYLNRSDREEYDTFVADVSNYEEMRPAFDDTDAVIHLAGYPETDGTFEQVLENNVIGTYNTLKAVADAGVETFVFGSTNHVVGMYEVEFAPEIYEPDFELLVDEESPRRPDSHYGASKSYGEDLGRYYTENYEYPTQFYALRICSVRHAEYDHPYGDAEHGVDDGEWERGSPEYERQVARMKAMWQSRRDLAQEVHCCLQDDDVEFDVFNGVSDNDRRWFSIEHARDVLGYDPQDNGEEWDAPPEGN
- a CDS encoding metal-dependent hydrolase, with the protein product MSPSVPPSLEYFGLSSFALTADETRLLVDPWVSDPDWTDATVSDLEDVDAIFVTHGAYDHLGDTARIADASGATVYTEPAVADHLVVEGLPESQVDRVIWGNTVTVAGIQVRVIETRHLSYFESDGQRVSGMPLGFHFEFADASLYYVGDTSLFSDLELFVEVNTPDVVLLPVGSAPGDRAPLPPRDAAIAASWLSVDTVIPVHYVPGSEEVDQFRRELDRRRTGDSPEVVALSADERYEL
- a CDS encoding IclR family transcriptional regulator — translated: MGHARNPVMAVETTATILKKLVELDGAGVTELSKHLDVTKGTVHNHLTTLEENKLVVREDGEFRLGLRFFEYGEHVKSQHKIYEVGVSEVDKLAEETGELGNILVEEHGLGTYLYRSEGENALSLDTDIGSRVYLHQTGLGKAILAHLPDERVEEIIQEHGLEPSTEQTITTREALLEELSDIRDRGYAIDMEERAEGIRCVAAPVITNDGVVRGAVSVAGPASRMRGEYLETTVSDLVERAANVISINLSYK
- a CDS encoding DUF7289 family protein, coding for MSSTNRAQSSVIGVAVLVAVTALSIGALTVAAGTFVADGVAAADAQRVADDLEHVGEWGTHTTRVEFSDGTLRVEPRTVRVLRGDRAVVRVDAGVLVYENRARRVASLGGVLVDGRRNRSSLQEPLPVVVEGERVLVDVVVLNASGSTAVGGSTGTAVTIRTNATHEYRTLRAGRYTVAIETATPSAWERAFEETGVDVERRDFDDDGVPSVVVPIPGETTVDLALHDLRAVVGSG
- a CDS encoding DUF7261 family protein, producing MSGGANRGQVVVLAAVVVAVALVAMATAYHGLAYHGDVRTTTEIGTGDPMSVAERHLQRSVNEAAVGPVRPWAERGQTVNDTRAALGRARENLRQVAAADRSVFVVRENSDVAAEWADSDCPGDAQRAFGPCVADGGIVVQERANETALVGVALDVVHRSPTGETTATVRVRAR
- a CDS encoding nucleoside hydrolase, whose amino-acid sequence is MVEKLLLDVDPGIDDALAILMALGNDDVEVVGLTTVMGNTTVENTTTNALALLEFVDRADVPVAQGAGRPFADELVMAEYVHGPGGMPETVREALPDPTTEPIEAHAVEFILEQAREHGDDLTIAAVGPQTNIALAVARDPTLPDRVADIYQMGGALKTTGNVTPQASFNFYVDAAAAARVVQDAWPTVVGLDVTEPAYLPPAAQERFRGRGAYGDVIADILAYKAQGPDGVVAEDGSITSDAVVLAGVLGDPLTYEDAYVEIDTTGGPSNGATIYDEHGVYEEAPNCTVALDVDIERCREVILSNLEGLAGPP
- a CDS encoding DUF7263 family protein, which gives rise to MIGGEGRGQANLVAVAVALVLLTSVLGASLAVAESVLVGATTERDPADRHAASTLAARFVDDAPASYPQNVVPNRSLTAGSVVSLAPVVENATVRVELGERTLFERGDPSGGATVHRGVLVATPQSRTATVDLATNDTLTLSHRTDRVELVVDPEANTTVRTVRVNDRIVLHNETGVSGEASVATSRFRETELTFEAENQTTANGTVEVSYTSLAVEPTTLVVTVDV